In a genomic window of Shouchella clausii:
- a CDS encoding IS110 family transposase, which yields MNYTQNQKIKQITPSTLIIGIDIAKDKHVARAQDDRGIEFGKRLIFENHIHGFEQLIVWAERYAQENGKKTILFGAEPTGHYWKNLAYYLVAKHYQFVVVNPMHVKKSKELDDNSPTKNDTKDAKVIAQLIKDGRYSVPNLVEGIYAELREGAKIRDQLVEQLMTTEGRIQNLIQRYFPEFFGVFGDWEGKAALCTLKFFPFPSDISQMTPEEVLQKWKPYVQRGVGIQRATKLVEAAKKSIGLSVGIRFARQEMGCLLDQYELFKTQLEELDQDLEEVGKTIPGAKKMMAIKGLGVATVTTILAETGDLTKYSHPQQLINLAGLSLRENRSGKWKGQTKITKRGRSKLRRALYLAIRPLVAHNSTFKALHSYYTKRPDKPLKKQQSLIALCGKLLKVIFVIGQRQCPFDGSKLLCGIPQNQA from the coding sequence ATGAATTATACACAAAACCAGAAAATCAAGCAAATCACACCATCCACCTTAATCATTGGCATTGATATCGCCAAAGACAAACATGTAGCCCGCGCTCAGGATGACCGGGGCATCGAGTTTGGGAAACGTCTGATCTTTGAAAACCACATTCATGGCTTTGAACAGCTAATTGTCTGGGCCGAACGATATGCACAAGAGAATGGAAAGAAGACCATCCTTTTCGGGGCAGAACCAACCGGTCACTATTGGAAAAACCTCGCTTATTACCTTGTTGCGAAGCATTACCAGTTCGTTGTCGTCAATCCCATGCACGTGAAAAAAAGCAAAGAGCTTGATGACAATTCACCAACGAAAAATGATACAAAGGACGCTAAAGTGATTGCACAGCTGATTAAAGACGGGCGATACTCCGTACCCAATCTCGTAGAAGGCATTTATGCGGAACTAAGAGAAGGCGCCAAAATAAGAGATCAGCTCGTCGAACAGCTTATGACCACAGAAGGCAGAATCCAAAATCTGATTCAGCGCTACTTCCCGGAATTCTTCGGTGTATTCGGAGACTGGGAAGGAAAAGCCGCCCTTTGTACGCTAAAGTTCTTTCCTTTTCCTTCTGACATTTCTCAGATGACTCCTGAAGAAGTGCTTCAGAAATGGAAGCCCTATGTCCAACGGGGAGTGGGAATCCAACGGGCGACAAAGCTGGTAGAAGCCGCAAAGAAAAGCATTGGTCTTTCCGTCGGCATTCGCTTTGCCAGGCAGGAAATGGGCTGCCTTCTCGACCAATACGAGCTGTTCAAGACCCAACTGGAAGAACTAGATCAGGACCTTGAAGAGGTGGGAAAGACCATTCCAGGAGCTAAAAAAATGATGGCTATTAAAGGGCTGGGAGTCGCTACCGTGACAACCATCCTGGCTGAGACAGGCGATCTGACCAAATACAGCCATCCCCAGCAGTTGATTAATTTAGCAGGGCTGTCTTTACGAGAAAATCGTTCAGGGAAATGGAAAGGACAAACCAAGATAACGAAGCGAGGCCGCAGTAAGCTCAGAAGAGCTTTATACCTTGCCATTCGCCCGCTCGTTGCCCATAATTCCACCTTTAAAGCCCTGCATTCCTATTACACAAAACGCCCTGATAAGCCGTTAAAAAAACAACAGTCATTGATTGCTTTGTGTGGGAAGTTACTGAAAGTTATTTTTGTCATTGGACAGCGTCAGTGTCCATTTGATGGTTCTAAGCTTTTGTGTGGCATCCCTCAGAACCAAGCATGA
- a CDS encoding CobW family GTP-binding protein — protein MPKQQTVPVTILTGFLGAGKTTLLNHLLKGIAEQNVVVIINEFGDTSIDSHLVVPTKEEIIEVNSGCICCKVRADLINLLRNLNEREEPIDRIIIETTGMANPAPVIQTFLMDKQTAHSFEIDSVITMVDAKHIWQHLAEEEPGQQIAFADVLLINKIDLITDDEKNKLGQQLTHMNPHAKQIYTTFAHVDIRDVVGKKSFDLKNVLKIDPTLLTETHHHHHNEQVTSFVFQEDHPLDLEKVNNWFAYLVQFKGETLYRYKGVLYIKQLEKRVVFQGVHMLFAGTEGAPWAKEEKRQSEIVFIGKHLDDQELAKGFHYCRA, from the coding sequence TTGCCAAAACAACAAACAGTTCCCGTAACGATTTTAACTGGCTTTTTAGGTGCAGGTAAAACGACATTGCTTAATCACTTACTCAAAGGGATAGCTGAGCAAAATGTCGTTGTCATCATTAATGAATTTGGCGATACATCGATTGATAGCCACTTGGTCGTGCCAACTAAGGAAGAAATTATAGAAGTGAATAGTGGTTGTATTTGTTGCAAGGTACGGGCTGATTTAATCAATCTATTGAGGAATTTGAATGAACGAGAAGAACCGATTGACCGTATTATTATTGAAACAACAGGTATGGCTAATCCGGCACCCGTTATTCAAACGTTTTTAATGGATAAGCAAACCGCACATTCATTTGAAATCGATAGTGTGATTACGATGGTTGATGCCAAGCATATTTGGCAACATTTAGCGGAAGAAGAACCTGGGCAACAAATCGCTTTTGCTGACGTTCTCTTGATAAATAAGATCGATTTGATTACGGACGATGAAAAAAATAAACTGGGACAACAGTTGACTCATATGAACCCACATGCGAAGCAAATTTATACGACATTTGCACATGTAGATATTCGAGATGTCGTTGGGAAAAAATCGTTTGATTTAAAAAATGTATTAAAAATAGATCCGACTTTATTAACGGAAACGCATCACCACCATCATAATGAACAAGTGACTTCCTTTGTGTTTCAGGAAGATCATCCCCTCGATTTAGAAAAAGTGAACAACTGGTTCGCCTATTTAGTCCAATTTAAAGGAGAAACGTTGTATCGTTATAAAGGTGTCCTTTATATAAAGCAACTGGAGAAAAGAGTTGTTTTTCAAGGCGTACATATGCTGTTTGCTGGGACAGAGGGAGCGCCATGGGCGAAAGAGGAAAAGCGGCAAAGTGAGATCGTCTTTATTGGCAAGCATCTCGACGATCAGGAACTAGCGAAAGGCTTTCACTATTGTCGTGCTTAA
- a CDS encoding metal-binding protein ZinT, with translation MKRLLIGLSSLMVLSTYLTACQGTNDEEQVNGIEEGESEVHTDEDHAAEDHSHNGTNDFEAPESIKIEGVADHYHTGDAIELTAVLDEETEYDHWHWYSRESADEEWEVVSGQETDTFTGEATIDGLEIKAVLFDHDHEANVQSASVVVVIDDHHGHDEESRQIYQGYFEDSQVEDRELSDWEGDWQSVYPYLLSGDLDEVFEHKAEDGDKTADEYKQYYTVGYETDVDRIIIEDNIVTFFENDNEYAGEYESDGYEILTYEAGNRGVRFIFKLVDGSDGMPQYIQFSDHNIFPVDSHHFHLYWGDDREELLEEVTHWPTYYPSELDEDGIVRDMLAH, from the coding sequence ATGAAAAGACTACTTATTGGCTTATCAAGTTTAATGGTACTCAGTACTTATTTAACAGCATGTCAAGGAACAAATGATGAGGAACAAGTGAATGGAATAGAAGAAGGAGAATCAGAAGTACATACAGATGAGGATCATGCAGCTGAGGATCACTCCCATAATGGTACGAACGATTTTGAGGCTCCAGAAAGTATAAAAATCGAAGGGGTTGCTGATCACTACCATACTGGCGATGCAATTGAGCTAACTGCAGTATTGGATGAAGAAACAGAATATGATCATTGGCACTGGTATAGCAGAGAAAGCGCCGATGAGGAATGGGAAGTCGTTTCAGGACAGGAAACGGACACATTTACAGGTGAAGCAACAATCGACGGTTTAGAAATTAAAGCAGTTTTGTTCGATCATGATCATGAGGCTAACGTTCAATCTGCGTCTGTTGTAGTCGTCATTGATGATCATCATGGACATGATGAAGAAAGCCGCCAAATCTATCAAGGCTATTTTGAAGATAGTCAAGTTGAAGATCGCGAATTGTCTGATTGGGAAGGTGATTGGCAATCGGTTTATCCTTATCTTCTATCTGGAGATCTAGACGAAGTGTTTGAACATAAGGCAGAAGATGGAGATAAGACAGCAGATGAGTACAAACAATATTATACGGTCGGATATGAAACAGATGTTGACCGTATTATCATTGAAGACAATATCGTCACTTTCTTTGAAAATGACAACGAGTATGCAGGAGAGTACGAATCAGATGGTTACGAGATTCTTACCTATGAAGCAGGCAATAGAGGCGTCCGATTTATCTTTAAATTAGTTGATGGATCAGATGGAATGCCTCAATACATTCAATTTAGTGATCACAATATTTTCCCAGTGGATTCCCATCATTTTCACTTATATTGGGGAGATGACCGTGAGGAACTGTTAGAAGAAGTGACGCATTGGCCAACGTACTATCCTTCCGAATTAGACGAAGATGGTATCGTACGCGATATGTTAGCACATTAA
- a CDS encoding metal ABC transporter solute-binding protein, Zn/Mn family, protein MNGNRFVTILFSSILCTTLMGCNQNEDENTASEKLSVVTSFYPMYEFAQQVAGDRADVSLMVSAGEDAHHYEPSAQDVAAVNEAEVFVYSSEEMEHWVSSLLNTVENDDLVIARTADGVDLVDTSGSGHAHNHDQHGDEEKQEAAVTINIQGVADHYHTGNMIELTAELDAEVDYDHWHWYTRENADDEWVTVPNQGGPEFNYEALGESFEVRAVLFDENHNEYAESDPVEIVIDDHDHGHGQEEEHEHDEEHGQHHEHGSDSAIEIVGLADHYHTGDVVTLVAQLEEEVDYDHWHWYTRMSENDEWEAVSGQGTDHFEYKTTGESFEVRAVLFDDDHHTYAESEPVSVIIDDHESHDPHIWLDPVLAQEQVNIIRDALIEADPDGQAIYEENAEAFNKELQALHEDFQAALEDAESRVFVVQHQAFGYLAQRYQLEQVAIGGLSTEVEPSPSRIAEIGKLVEEHNVPVIYYQQGANSAIAETVATETGTETAVLYDLEVLSEELQAEDLGYVDAMRQNLEALQLSIQ, encoded by the coding sequence ATGAATGGCAATCGGTTCGTTACCATTTTGTTTAGTTCCATTCTGTGTACGACTCTTATGGGCTGTAACCAAAATGAAGACGAAAACACTGCTAGTGAGAAGTTATCCGTTGTAACATCGTTTTATCCAATGTATGAATTTGCTCAACAAGTTGCAGGGGATCGTGCAGACGTATCACTAATGGTTTCTGCAGGAGAAGATGCCCATCATTATGAACCAAGTGCCCAAGATGTAGCGGCTGTTAATGAGGCAGAAGTATTTGTGTATAGTAGTGAAGAAATGGAACATTGGGTTTCAAGTCTATTAAACACAGTCGAGAACGATGATCTCGTCATAGCTCGCACGGCAGATGGTGTTGATTTAGTTGATACTAGTGGATCAGGTCATGCTCATAACCACGATCAACATGGAGACGAGGAAAAGCAAGAAGCTGCTGTAACGATCAACATTCAAGGTGTTGCGGATCATTATCATACTGGCAACATGATTGAATTAACGGCGGAATTAGATGCAGAGGTAGACTATGATCATTGGCACTGGTATACAAGAGAAAATGCAGATGATGAATGGGTAACTGTTCCGAATCAAGGAGGACCTGAATTCAACTATGAGGCATTAGGAGAAAGCTTTGAGGTCCGTGCAGTCCTTTTTGATGAGAACCACAATGAATACGCCGAGTCAGACCCAGTAGAAATTGTCATTGATGATCATGATCATGGCCATGGTCAGGAAGAGGAACATGAGCATGATGAGGAACATGGTCAACACCATGAACATGGAAGTGATAGCGCGATTGAAATTGTTGGATTGGCGGATCACTATCATACAGGAGATGTGGTTACACTCGTTGCTCAGCTTGAAGAAGAGGTAGATTACGATCATTGGCACTGGTATACACGTATGAGTGAAAATGATGAATGGGAAGCTGTATCTGGTCAAGGAACCGACCACTTTGAGTATAAAACGACTGGAGAAAGCTTCGAAGTACGGGCAGTCCTTTTTGATGACGATCATCATACGTACGCAGAATCAGAGCCAGTATCGGTCATCATTGATGATCACGAATCACACGATCCGCATATTTGGCTAGACCCTGTATTGGCACAAGAGCAAGTTAATATCATCCGCGATGCCCTGATTGAGGCAGATCCAGACGGACAAGCGATTTATGAGGAAAATGCAGAAGCCTTCAATAAAGAGCTTCAAGCATTACATGAGGACTTTCAAGCTGCTCTTGAAGACGCAGAAAGCCGCGTTTTTGTCGTACAACACCAAGCATTTGGATACCTTGCGCAACGTTATCAGTTAGAACAAGTTGCGATTGGCGGTTTATCTACAGAAGTAGAACCAAGTCCATCGCGCATTGCTGAAATTGGAAAACTCGTGGAAGAACATAATGTGCCCGTTATTTATTATCAACAAGGGGCCAATTCAGCCATTGCCGAAACAGTCGCTACTGAAACAGGGACAGAGACGGCCGTTTTGTATGACTTAGAAGTACTATCTGAAGAGCTACAAGCCGAGGATCTAGGATACGTCGATGCCATGCGGCAAAACTTGGAAGCTTTACAGTTAAGCATCCAATAA
- a CDS encoding metal ABC transporter ATP-binding protein, translating to MHYIEVKNLAFQYENEPVLENISFEVDAENFVMLTGENGAAKTTLLRNILGLLKPSKGSVRISPKNRFGEKLMIGYVSQQVASFNAGFPSTVLELVLSGRYQRGKWFKRLDQEDKEHVRRSLESVGMWDMRNKKIGELSGGQKQRISIARVFATDPDLFVLDEPTTGMDVNSREEFYKLLKHNCREHGKAILMVTHDHEEIRHYADKHIELVRKEDSPWRCFSMDSCKELSKPHS from the coding sequence ATGCATTATATTGAAGTAAAAAATCTCGCCTTTCAGTATGAAAATGAACCGGTGTTAGAAAATATTTCATTTGAAGTAGATGCAGAAAATTTCGTGATGCTTACCGGAGAAAATGGTGCCGCAAAGACGACTTTGTTGCGTAATATTTTAGGTTTGCTGAAACCATCAAAAGGGAGCGTCCGCATTTCACCAAAAAATCGTTTTGGCGAGAAACTCATGATCGGATATGTTTCACAGCAGGTCGCCTCCTTTAACGCTGGATTTCCAAGTACTGTTCTTGAACTTGTGCTATCCGGCCGCTATCAAAGGGGAAAATGGTTTAAAAGATTAGATCAAGAAGACAAAGAGCATGTGCGGCGCTCACTAGAATCAGTGGGAATGTGGGATATGCGCAATAAAAAAATAGGAGAATTATCTGGCGGGCAAAAACAGCGGATTTCGATTGCACGTGTATTTGCAACAGACCCTGATTTGTTTGTGTTAGATGAACCAACGACTGGAATGGATGTGAATTCTAGAGAAGAATTCTATAAATTGTTGAAGCACAATTGCCGTGAACATGGGAAAGCGATTTTAATGGTTACCCATGATCATGAAGAAATCCGTCATTATGCTGATAAACATATTGAGCTAGTCAGGAAGGAGGACTCTCCATGGAGATGTTTTTCCATGGATTCATGCAAAGAGCTTTCCAAGCCTCACTCCTAA
- a CDS encoding metal ABC transporter permease, translated as MEMFFHGFMQRAFQASLLISFIAPLLGLFLILRRQSLMADTLSHVSLAGVALGLLIGVNPTWTNLLVVAVIAIMLEYLRVVYRTYSEISIAILMSVGMALALFLMGLNDGGATLSMNQFLFGSIVTISKQQVWMLFILTILISLLYFVFRKPMYILTFDEEIAFTAGLPIKTMSILFNVLTGVTIAIIMPIVGALLVSAIIVLPAAISMRLSKSFNGVIFIGIVIALIGMLSGLVASYELGTPPGASIILIFMILFAATALIKQILRHTKLEKRFK; from the coding sequence ATGGAGATGTTTTTCCATGGATTCATGCAAAGAGCTTTCCAAGCCTCACTCCTAATCTCATTCATTGCACCATTGTTAGGCTTGTTTTTAATATTACGTAGACAGTCTCTAATGGCGGATACTCTATCACATGTATCCTTAGCGGGTGTAGCACTAGGTTTGCTAATTGGCGTCAATCCAACGTGGACCAATCTTTTAGTCGTTGCGGTAATTGCTATCATGCTTGAATATTTGCGAGTGGTGTATCGCACGTATTCGGAAATTTCGATTGCGATTTTAATGTCAGTCGGCATGGCTCTAGCCCTATTTCTGATGGGGTTAAATGATGGTGGGGCTACTTTAAGTATGAACCAATTTTTATTTGGCTCCATTGTCACCATTAGTAAGCAGCAAGTATGGATGTTGTTCATCCTAACGATTTTGATTAGTCTCCTCTATTTCGTTTTCCGCAAACCTATGTATATTTTGACATTCGACGAGGAAATTGCCTTCACCGCAGGTTTGCCTATCAAAACGATGTCTATATTGTTTAACGTGTTAACAGGGGTAACGATTGCAATCATTATGCCAATAGTCGGCGCTTTACTCGTTTCAGCCATTATCGTCTTACCTGCTGCGATTTCGATGCGGTTAAGCAAAAGCTTTAATGGTGTTATTTTCATTGGAATCGTGATTGCCTTAATTGGCATGTTGAGTGGTTTAGTCGCTTCGTATGAATTAGGTACACCACCAGGAGCTTCTATCATATTAATCTTCATGATCCTTTTTGCTGCGACTGCACTGATTAAACAGATTTTGCGTCACACTAAATTAGAGAAACGATTTAAATAG
- the gucD gene encoding alpha-ketoglutaric semialdehyde dehydrogenase GucD has product MAKFTQTVEVFQNYINGEWRDSTSGQVMDSVNPANKNETVGQLQSSTTEEVDEAIQSATEAKVGWRKTGQYQRGQLLASVANELEKNVDDIAETLTKEMGKTLPEAIGETQRGIAILRYYAAEGMRKEGEVIPASDKEALMFTKRTPLGVVGIITPWNFPVAIPIWKIAPALVYGNTVVFKPASESAVTAAKVVKCFEHAGLPKGVLNFITGKGSIVGEALINSKKLNGITFTGSESTGKRVAKAASANGIKYQLEMGGKNPVIVLDDADVQSAVQGILSGAFKSTGQKCTATSRVIVQEGIYEELKAALLAETKKITIGDGMNSSIWMGPCASESQLNTVLEYIQIGQEEGATLLSGGRRLTENEYANGFYVEPAIFEHVTSTMRIAQEEIFGPVIALIKAKTVEEAIDIANDTEFGLSASLYTSNIRSALSFIDEIEAGLVRVNAESAGVELQAPFGGMKASSTGTREQGEAAKEFYTAIKTVLIRS; this is encoded by the coding sequence GTGGCGAAATTTACACAAACAGTAGAAGTATTTCAAAATTATATCAACGGCGAATGGAGAGACAGTACGAGCGGACAAGTAATGGATAGTGTGAATCCAGCAAACAAAAATGAAACGGTTGGCCAACTCCAATCTTCTACAACTGAAGAAGTCGATGAGGCGATTCAATCGGCGACTGAAGCGAAAGTCGGCTGGCGTAAAACCGGGCAATACCAACGGGGCCAACTATTAGCTAGTGTCGCAAATGAATTAGAAAAAAATGTTGATGACATTGCTGAAACGTTAACAAAAGAAATGGGAAAAACGTTGCCCGAAGCAATTGGTGAAACTCAACGTGGGATAGCGATCTTACGGTATTATGCAGCGGAAGGGATGAGAAAAGAGGGGGAAGTGATTCCAGCTTCCGATAAAGAGGCGCTAATGTTTACAAAACGGACGCCTTTGGGCGTAGTTGGCATTATTACCCCTTGGAACTTTCCTGTGGCAATCCCTATTTGGAAAATCGCTCCGGCATTGGTTTATGGAAATACAGTTGTCTTTAAGCCAGCTTCTGAAAGTGCGGTCACAGCCGCTAAAGTGGTTAAGTGTTTTGAACATGCAGGCCTTCCTAAAGGGGTATTGAACTTTATAACCGGAAAAGGCTCCATTGTTGGCGAAGCGCTTATAAATAGCAAGAAACTAAACGGGATTACGTTCACTGGATCGGAGTCCACCGGTAAACGAGTGGCAAAAGCAGCAAGTGCTAATGGCATAAAATACCAACTAGAAATGGGCGGGAAAAATCCGGTCATTGTTCTAGACGACGCAGATGTCCAAAGCGCTGTGCAAGGCATTTTAAGCGGTGCCTTTAAATCAACAGGGCAAAAATGTACAGCAACGAGTCGTGTCATTGTACAAGAAGGGATTTACGAAGAACTGAAAGCCGCCCTTTTAGCGGAAACGAAAAAGATTACGATTGGCGATGGAATGAATTCAAGCATTTGGATGGGGCCGTGCGCCAGTGAAAGCCAATTAAATACCGTTTTAGAGTACATTCAAATCGGCCAAGAAGAAGGCGCTACACTTCTATCCGGTGGGCGACGGTTAACTGAAAATGAATACGCTAATGGCTTCTACGTTGAACCAGCGATATTTGAACATGTGACGTCCACAATGCGTATTGCCCAGGAAGAAATATTTGGACCAGTCATTGCTCTCATTAAAGCAAAAACTGTTGAAGAAGCAATTGATATAGCAAATGACACCGAATTCGGGCTAAGCGCATCCTTATACACATCCAATATTCGCTCAGCCCTTTCTTTCATTGATGAGATCGAAGCTGGATTAGTCCGTGTTAACGCAGAAAGTGCCGGTGTCGAATTACAGGCGCCATTTGGCGGGATGAAAGCTTCAAGTACGGGAACACGTGAACAAGGGGAAGCTGCCAAAGAATTTTATACGGCGATTAAAACCGTTTTGATTAGAAGTTGA
- a CDS encoding dihydrodipicolinate synthase family protein, with protein MQGIIPPLVTFFDENGSVDKETNFRLIDILIEKEVDGLLLLGSSGEFTSMTHQQKSDYIDHVIPYINKRVKCMVNVGSNVVEEAVDLAIKAEKAGADAVLIVNPFYWPLSEAQLIDYFSEIIQSIKMDAYLYNVPMLSSQEIPVNIIPELLERHDNLKGIKETVSDIGRYRKLIENVRPKNTEFVILTGFDDHLLPGMMIGTNGSINSTAVVFPEISVKLKKAMEQQHFEAVNHYQNLIAEAMQLYDINHSFFSTIKEAVSYRWFNGERVYHKKPFHLINANTRSEVERIVDNINRKWKED; from the coding sequence TTGCAAGGCATCATTCCTCCACTTGTTACGTTTTTTGATGAAAATGGCTCAGTAGATAAAGAAACGAATTTCCGACTAATTGATATTCTGATTGAAAAAGAGGTAGATGGACTTCTCTTATTAGGGAGCAGCGGTGAGTTCACTTCAATGACGCACCAACAAAAGAGCGATTATATTGATCATGTCATCCCCTATATCAACAAGCGGGTTAAGTGTATGGTAAATGTCGGAAGCAATGTTGTTGAAGAGGCGGTAGATTTAGCGATAAAAGCTGAAAAAGCAGGAGCGGATGCAGTTTTAATTGTTAATCCCTTTTATTGGCCATTAAGTGAAGCACAACTGATCGATTATTTCAGCGAAATTATTCAATCCATTAAAATGGATGCCTATCTCTATAATGTGCCGATGCTTTCATCACAAGAGATCCCAGTAAACATTATTCCTGAGTTACTAGAAAGACATGACAATTTAAAAGGAATAAAAGAAACGGTTAGTGACATAGGCAGATACAGAAAATTAATTGAAAACGTTAGACCTAAAAACACTGAATTTGTAATTTTAACAGGTTTTGATGATCATTTATTACCTGGTATGATGATCGGCACCAACGGAAGTATTAATAGTACAGCTGTCGTATTTCCGGAAATCTCCGTCAAGCTAAAGAAAGCGATGGAACAGCAACATTTCGAAGCAGTGAATCATTACCAAAACCTAATAGCCGAAGCTATGCAACTATATGATATAAATCACTCATTCTTTTCAACGATTAAAGAGGCGGTGTCCTATAGATGGTTTAACGGTGAACGTGTCTATCATAAGAAACCTTTTCATTTAATTAACGCCAATACAAGGTCAGAAGTAGAAAGAATCGTCGATAACATCAATCGTAAATGGAAAGAAGACTGA
- a CDS encoding fumarylacetoacetate hydrolase family protein, which translates to MKFIRFKDQEHIVHSAIGQTFSEMYVVPFNNYVNFYYYLKENAKTAEMYIKENSLAPVSIEETALEIPIEADEVWASGVTYMKSREARNYEATNGKLDVLTFYDKVYDAERPEIFLKSTARRTQGPNKELLIRSDSNWQIPEPELGLVIGEGEEIIGYTLGNDMSCRDIEGENPLYLPQAKVWKKSCSIGPAILMPTGIENPYELSIMCTISREHEVVFQGSASVSQLKRKLEELVEFLIRDNDIVPGTVLLTGTCIVPDNDFTLAVGDVIEISSTPIGTLKNYVGSFQK; encoded by the coding sequence ATGAAATTCATTCGATTTAAAGATCAAGAACATATTGTCCATTCTGCGATTGGACAGACATTTTCTGAAATGTATGTCGTCCCTTTCAATAACTATGTGAATTTTTATTATTATCTTAAAGAAAATGCGAAAACAGCAGAAATGTATATTAAAGAGAACAGCCTGGCTCCGGTATCAATTGAAGAAACGGCCTTGGAGATCCCAATAGAGGCAGATGAGGTATGGGCTTCAGGAGTAACATACATGAAAAGCAGAGAGGCCCGAAATTACGAAGCAACGAATGGAAAGCTCGATGTATTAACGTTTTACGATAAAGTGTACGACGCTGAGCGCCCTGAGATCTTTTTAAAATCGACTGCACGGCGCACCCAAGGTCCAAATAAAGAGTTATTGATCCGAAGTGATTCAAACTGGCAAATTCCTGAACCTGAACTAGGCTTAGTTATTGGCGAAGGGGAAGAGATCATTGGTTATACATTAGGAAATGATATGAGTTGCAGAGATATTGAGGGGGAAAATCCTTTATATTTGCCACAGGCGAAAGTGTGGAAAAAATCTTGTTCCATTGGCCCAGCCATTCTTATGCCAACTGGCATTGAAAATCCATATGAGCTTTCGATTATGTGTACGATTAGCAGGGAGCACGAGGTTGTTTTCCAGGGGTCAGCAAGTGTGAGTCAATTAAAAAGAAAACTAGAGGAATTAGTAGAGTTTCTAATACGCGACAATGACATCGTACCTGGAACGGTCTTATTGACGGGCACGTGTATTGTTCCCGATAACGATTTCACATTAGCGGTAGGGGATGTGATTGAGATTAGCTCTACACCCATCGGCACATTAAAGAATTATGTCGGTTCCTTTCAAAAATAA
- a CDS encoding IclR family transcriptional regulator, with amino-acid sequence MEKKYWVPAIGRADNILNLIAYRPNQYRLIDLSNELNINKSSLYSLLNTLETLGWVKKGKDDTYSLGMRFGVFSALYSSQFDLIGTFSEEAANTVNNLDETVQLSILDGVDILYLAKKEGSSPVRVATDPGMKFPAHATAMGKVLLSKYTFNEMKDLYEGRSLEAKTPYTIKTVEELWAQIALLNEQGYIKEYQEAVENFFCIAAPVKNQEDEVIAAVSVTMLTTSWEKKQKEAEREIVDLAKRISLHAGFLKPVGPGPQ; translated from the coding sequence ATGGAGAAAAAATATTGGGTTCCCGCGATTGGGAGGGCAGATAACATTTTAAATCTTATTGCCTATCGGCCCAATCAATATCGGTTAATTGATCTCTCCAATGAATTAAATATTAATAAAAGCTCACTTTATTCATTACTAAACACACTCGAAACGCTCGGCTGGGTGAAGAAAGGGAAGGATGATACGTATTCCCTTGGAATGAGATTTGGTGTATTTAGTGCTTTGTACTCGAGTCAATTTGATTTAATTGGCACGTTTTCGGAGGAGGCTGCGAATACTGTCAATAATTTAGATGAAACGGTTCAGCTTTCGATTTTGGATGGTGTCGATATTTTATATTTGGCAAAGAAAGAGGGGAGTTCCCCAGTAAGGGTCGCCACTGATCCAGGAATGAAATTTCCTGCTCATGCAACCGCGATGGGAAAAGTTCTCCTTTCCAAATATACGTTTAACGAAATGAAGGACCTGTATGAGGGAAGAAGCCTTGAGGCTAAAACGCCATACACCATCAAAACAGTAGAGGAGCTATGGGCACAAATCGCCCTACTAAATGAACAGGGCTATATCAAGGAATATCAAGAAGCTGTAGAAAATTTTTTCTGTATTGCTGCCCCAGTAAAGAATCAAGAGGATGAAGTCATTGCCGCTGTTAGTGTAACGATGCTAACAACAAGTTGGGAAAAGAAACAAAAAGAAGCAGAACGGGAGATTGTAGACTTGGCCAAGAGAATTTCTCTTCATGCAGGATTTTTAAAACCTGTGGGACCTGGGCCTCAATAG